The stretch of DNA aattttatttgttttgtggCTATTAACAACCAATCGTTATGTTGTTGATGGGATGATCCACATCATTTTCCACGTCAGTTTATCATATCAATTACCACGATCATTTTTCATGTTAAGGGCTTCcatagaaaaataaattcaaaacacTCAATTAAGTACCAATCATTATTTGAAATGCTTAACGTCGACAAGAGGCTTAATTGATGTTTTTAATTACTTTTGGAGGGCTTTATTCCATTTACTGATAACAGGATTGTCCTCGCTGCATAAAATAGCATTACTCTCCAAAAACCCAAAGAGCTGGCGTTTGAGATCTCCAAGGTTCAAGTCCCGGTAATGACATCCCCTCCCTCAATTTGTAATGTACCAAAAACAAAATAGCATTACTCTACTGTACAAAATGACAATAATAGGTTTGGACTTGGACAGATCCAAAACTGCCCTTAAAGCTTATCGCGGTTGGTTAACCATCAGGTCTGCAAAACTCACTGCTAAGCTTTATTATTGCAGTAAAACTATACGGATATCTAATGAAGGATCCACGTTATTCAATTTTTATCGTCTTCAAAAGGAGTAGCTGATAATCCCAATTGGAATAAGCTGCTCAAAAGTAAGATGACATCTACATGCAATAGTTTTTTGCGCACCACTCTTGTTCATATATGTATAGCCAAAGCCCCCGTATGAACTATTAAACACCAAAATTCATAGTACTTTATAGGTTTGCTAGTCCTAATCAAAACTTGATATAATTTTTCATCTTAAACACTAGACTGCACTTATGCTAACCAATTCTTGAAGAAAGACGGGTAATAGTCATTAGTATCATGTTGGCCTCACTTTGAAGTCAACGGTTAATTAAGTGTTGCATATGGATGCCAACAATTCAATCAACAAATCCATAAACAAGGAACAGGAATCTAGAAGTTTATTTACCTAATGTGCATCAACTCTGCCCGTATAGGCTAATGGTAGTTGAATGAAATGGGCTCCAACTTTACTTATATATGAATGCAGGCTATGCCAACTTTCTATAGGAGAAACACAACTCAGACAATTGCAGCGGCAGCTACAAAGGCATAACCCACAAATGcgcaaataaattcatttatccCGGGTAAATTCAGCTTTCAAATCCTCCCAAACTTGAGGGCCACTAGGATGATTATTGACACATTGGCTCAGAAATATTTTGTCTGACCATGAAATTATAGTGCTCAAGGCCAGGTCAGGCTCTGCCTTTCCCTGATCTTTGAGCCAATTATACATTGCCAATCTAAGCCTAACCCTCTGCGTTGTATACGAAAGATACGAGGGGAACAAAATCAAAGAGGATAAAGGGAAACCTAGCTCATTCACTAGAATATCAATCTTAGATTGGATGAGAGCTTTTGATTGATTTAGGATTTGGGGGGATACACGTATCATTTTAGAAACATCTTCCTGATCCAAACCAGCATTCACAATAGTATCAAATCTCTCTTGAAGCTCTCCTCCCCTGCCTCGAAACACCTTGAATGCTTTCTTCAACATGTTAGGGTTTTCCCCGTATCCCAAGTCTAAGAAGAACTTTGTCTTCAACTTTTGTGACTCCAAACCCTCTCCCGAGTCTGGTAATGGCCTAACTCTTGTTCCCATACCCCATTTACTCAATTCTTGGGGATTCTCTTGTATGTATTTACAAAGCCGCTTTTTTCCAACATTTAGGTCATGAAGCAAACTACTTGTTTTCTTCAATGTGCATGAACCAAGTAATATGGGGTAAGAACACACAATTTTCCCAATCTCATCCACTTCCATCTCAATCTCCTGAAAAAGCAGAAAAAATCTGAtaatatttgaaacaaaatgtGAAACTTGGATTTCCGGAAACTGTAGAAACATAGAGGATATCCTGTCCATTCGGAGTCCAAATTTCAACAGGAATGCAATTAGCGAAAGCACTCTGCCACTGGAGCCCTCAAACAAAAGCCGTGGATGCTGGCTGATTAACCCACCTAACTCACCGCTACAACCCATCTCCCTAAAGAATTTCAAAACTCGAAATATCATACTCCAATTGTAGAACTCCTTCTCCGACAAATGCTCCTTAATCCACGCATAATCAAATCCCAAACCGTTCAAAATCTCTAAtaccttaataaatttaatatctatatcCCCAGTCAAAACATGAGGACTATAAACAATAATCTTCGCAATAAAAGACTGACTAAGCCCTAGTTTTTGATAAGCTTGAAGCTTCAATAGCAAAACTCCAAAATCATGCTGAAACACTTGAACTGCTTTCTTATATATCTGACCAATCTTATTTCGTTCAACCCCGAACTCGCACAAGACCCTATAATTCTCTAGCAACAAACAATCATCACTGAGAAACATCAAATCCCTAGGAAGTAAAGGGGTATACTCACAAGGTTTCAGTCCCAAACTCTCAAAGAAAGGTTCAAATTCATTAATGGGATGGTAACGCAAAAACCGCGACATAGACCTTCTAACATCTTTCACAATTTCAACCTTCTTCAAAAGCTTTCTTAAGAAATGGGGTGAGTTTTTGCTCATATTCTCTGCATCTACAAACTGAATACTCCTAGTAGAATGCAAATACTCCAACAACGCGGTTTGAGCCTCTTTCAATGTGGCACGGGGGATTCGCACGCCGTCTTCCCCATAACACTGTTGACTCAAAACTGATCTTTT from Gossypium hirsutum isolate 1008001.06 chromosome D04, Gossypium_hirsutum_v2.1, whole genome shotgun sequence encodes:
- the LOC107948388 gene encoding transcription termination factor MTEF18, mitochondrial, with amino-acid sequence MMTHFQKLGNPSILKWVSSYFVENQQKMGSFHVPQSQNPRLYTTKRSVLSQQCYGEDGVRIPRATLKEAQTALLEYLHSTRSIQFVDAENMSKNSPHFLRKLLKKVEIVKDVRRSMSRFLRYHPINEFEPFFESLGLKPCEYTPLLPRDLMFLSDDCLLLENYRVLCEFGVERNKIGQIYKKAVQVFQHDFGVLLLKLQAYQKLGLSQSFIAKIIVYSPHVLTGDIDIKFIKVLEILNGLGFDYAWIKEHLSEKEFYNWSMIFRVLKFFREMGCSGELGGLISQHPRLLFEGSSGRVLSLIAFLLKFGLRMDRISSMFLQFPEIQVSHFVSNIIRFFLLFQEIEMEVDEIGKIVCSYPILLGSCTLKKTSSLLHDLNVGKKRLCKYIQENPQELSKWGMGTRVRPLPDSGEGLESQKLKTKFFLDLGYGENPNMLKKAFKVFRGRGGELQERFDTIVNAGLDQEDVSKMIRVSPQILNQSKALIQSKIDILVNELGFPLSSLILFPSYLSYTTQRVRLRLAMYNWLKDQGKAEPDLALSTIISWSDKIFLSQCVNNHPSGPQVWEDLKAEFTRDK